The Scomber japonicus isolate fScoJap1 chromosome 12, fScoJap1.pri, whole genome shotgun sequence sequence GTAGCAAATTATTGTCTCATAACTAATAACGCTACATTTGTCTGCATGCCGCAGTCCAGgttgctgatgtgtgtgtttctactcAACAGGCGGCGCTATCTCCAACATGTACAGTGTGATGATTGCACGTTACAAGTATTTCCCTGAGGTTAAGACCAAGGGCATGTCTGCTGCTCCCCGCCTCGTCCTTTTCACATCCGAACATGTACGTGACCATGAACACGTGCACTTACACAATATTTTAGATGTGGTAGATTAGTTTTTTCTATCGTGATGTGAGCCAAATAAACAGACATGGTAGTATTTTGTCCTCCTTATCAAGAGAAATTGAGATGTGCtaccttttcatatttttgaaacATGCTCACTGGATTTTGGGTTTAGCACTTCATTGAGAATTCCATTGTTGAAGCGCAACCTCGTTCTCCAATTCACACCATTTTAGATAATCTAATAACACAGGTGGTATGCTTTATTGGCTCTAGATGGAGTCCTTACATTTACTATAAAGACTTGTACAGCTGACAATATGACAGCTCTACAAAGCCCAAGTAGCAACTATCTGACAAAAGCTCCATTCTTcttgaatttattatttatttattattcatttctaTAAAAGACTAATCATTTGCCTAATATATGTCCCTGCAGAGCCACTACTCCATAAAGAAGGCTGGAGCTGCTCTGGGCTTTGGTTCTGAAAATGTGGTTCTGCTAAGCACAGATGAGAGGTAGGAGATTCATTGTAGGAATGTAAAGCCATGATTAATATGGTTAATgttaaaatactgtatgtggatAATATATTATGTCTGCTACTATATGTGTGAGACATGATTTCTTGCTTTACACTTTTTCAGGGGGAGAGTAATTCCTGCAGATCTGGAGGCCAAGATCATTGAAACTAAACAGAAGGTAATTGTCTTTTCTtcaacattttcctttttctttgttttgtctttgttttcagtATCTCTGAGACTTATGTGTTGATTCTGCAGGGTTACGTGCCGTTGTTTGTGAACGCCACAGGAGGCTCAACTGTCTACGGTGCATTCGACCCCATCAATGAGATTGCCGACATCTGTGAGAAGTACAACTTGTGGCTTCACGTTGATGTGAGTGGTTCACGTAGTATGACgctagtagtatcagtagtagctGTAGTGATGCCGTGTCCTTGCCTGTGTACCTCTCTGTGACGGTGCTGTTTCGTCTCCTCAGGGAGCATGGGGTGGTGGACTGCTGATGTCCAGGAAGCATCGCCATAAGCTTAATGGCATCGAGAGGTAAATACATGAGAACAGATGGACGGCTCTGTGTTATTTGAAGGAAATGACGCCTACATCTAAACACAAATGTTAAACTTTGCAGGGCCAACTCAGTCACATGGAACCCTCACAAGATGATGGGTGTGCCTCTACAGTGCTCTGCAATCCTGGTCAGAGAGAAGGTACAGTACACACTTTCTGAAACTGACTGATAGGTAAAGTCAAAtctatcaatatatatatatattacatgttCATATTCATGCAACGTTTCATAGCACTAGTGGTCTGGGAAAGTTCTACATATTACTATTGTGTATTTTAACAGTGTAACcctactgtgtgtttgtgtctgtaggGAATCATGGCAGGATGTAACTCCATGTGTGCCGGCTACCTCTTCCAACCAGACAAACAGTACGATGTCACCTACGACACTGGGGACAAAGCCATCCAGTGTGGCCGTCACGTCGACATCTTTAAGTTCTGGCTCATGTGGAAGGCCAAGGTAAAGCACATGCAGACAGATATGCACATACCTGCCGTTCTTTAAGTTGCTCAAGCATATaggaaatgttatatttttatcacAACAAATGCTGTAGCTTCAACCTCGATGACTTCGTATTCTAAACACAGCACCAACTCTTTTCACCCCTGCAGGGCACCATCGGGTTTGAGCAGCACATTGACAAGTGCTTGGATCTGTCCCAGTACCTGTACAACAAGATCAAGAACAGGGAGGGATACGAGATGGTGTTTAATGGAGTGGTGAGCCTCTCTAATTTTCTACTCTATCAATGTTgatagtatttaaaaaaaatctttttggCATGATGGAAAGTGACAAgcacaacaaacatttaattctAATTTTACAGACTTTTAGTTTAAATTATCTATCACAATATTTACTTTGCTCGCTTTCCTtgcctccatctttctttcctttcattttgtgcacgtgtgtgtgtgtgtgtgtgttaactgtgtttgttttgctctgCAGCCCCAGCACACCAACGTTTGCTTCTGGTACATCCCACCCAGCCTGAGAGGCATGCCAGATGGTGATGAGCGGAGAGAAAAACTGCACAGGGTAAGACACCTATCTGTCTATCAATTTCAGACATTTCCACCTATCAGCTTTCATAtttatccttcctttttttttattaattccaCCTATGAGAATTATTCATTTTCCCATTCTGAAGTGCAAAGCTCTGATCTGTCATTTCTTCGCTCCACCAGGTGGCGCCAAAGATCAAGGCCATGATGATGGAGTCAGGCACCACCATGGTGGGCTACCAGCCTCAGGGTAACAAAGTCAACTTCTTCCGCATGGTCGTCTCCAACCCTGCAGCCACCCAGTCTGACATCGACTTCCTCATTGATGAGATTGAGAGGCTGGGTAACGACCTGTAGACCTCTCAGCCATCGCTGCTCTCCAGAGTTGCACCTATACtcttttatttgttatatttctAAGGCAAATGCCAGTGAGGTGAAACATTCACAGTGCTGCAGACAGAGTCATGAAAGGACACGTTGTCTATCTGGTTTACCTTCGTCTGCAGCATTCTGACTGTTCCCCCAACCGAAGAGAAACTAGCAATGAGAGTGACTTCAAGTTTTCTTACTTGTTCTGTCCCACATTGTTCCTCCTCTagacaaaatatttaataagtaTCTGAAGTCTCCAGGTACAACAACCACACtctaatgtatgtgtgtgctgtggaatctcgtaacgtgtgtgtgtaatctAGTTTCTTGTCTGACGTAGTTTGTCTCTCagtgtctgcctgtctgtgcctgaatgtgtgtgtgtgtgtgtgcgcgagaACGTGATTAAACACTGAAAGGGAGAAAAGCACAGATcaaaatataacaaagtatCATGAAGTTACTCCTCTGTATCATATGTTTGCTACACAAGATTGAATCATTGGTGCTTTCAGCTGtacatacagtgtatttaatCTCAGTGCACCGACCTATTTGTCCTAAATCAGTGTCCCCAATCCCCTGAAgcaatgtgtgtctgtgtttgtgtgtgtgtgtgtgtgcaggtgtgtgtgtgcaggtgtgcagGTGTGCATGTGGCACACTGAGTGTATCCTGTCATGTATTTTAGGCTAGCACTGTGTTAAAAATAAGCTTATTATGACCTAATGTGCACACCATAGATACCAAGTGGGTAAAGCTGAGATGATTTAGATAAGCAACTGATTTACAGTCTGCTATATTTTCCCTTGTTGAAAttttaagatttaagatttaaaatgtCTACAGCTATCCCAAGTCTGTGACAACTTTGAACTCGTAAAACGCTGGCTCGTTGTCTGTTTCATGCAATCATGTGATACCCATATGTGTTAATAATATTGTTCAAATACTAATATttaattacataaaaacaaatatttattgcATTACCACTGTTTGCAGATTCAGgtattttattgtaaatgtatcTTTATGTGTATTACAtggtaatacatttataaatgtaatcacaGGAACTTgagtaaagtttatttatagtGATTTTGTCAGCCAAAGAAAGAGAATCGGGAACAGAGCAATCCATTGTCCTTCATATATAACTTCTTAGAAAATTATAGGTGTTTGTAAAATGTTACCTATTTCCCTTGAATGCAATGCAATTTCTATggtgtgtttctttctgtgatTGTGAGTCTCTTTGACTGAATGTTTTGAGGTGACTGACTGGCCTTCTGATGAGATTAAGAATGAAGTCTATACACTCCTCTGGCAGTCATGCCGGTCTTTTCATTTAGAGAGAAGCACAAGGATGTGAGAATGTACTCTCCTCTAGAGACTGGGAAGAAAGGATTGTTGTATTTGTCTGAATCCTAATACATTCACTGTAATATAGTATATTAATTGTAATACATATTACCTGTATTCTCAGTGTGATGGGAGCTCAATGGAATATCTTGTATAAAgagttcctttttttgtctttgcacAATGttcacctttctttcttccattgtAAATGGATGTGTATTATGGCAGTATTATATAAGagttatgttataaataaagtatttatggTAACTAGGGACCACTATGTGAATGGCACAATTGCATAAATCATATTTAAGGTCatctgtgtactgtatgtggccaATGACTCCTGTAAGTGACCAGTCTGGATTTTGATGAAGCCAGCTGTAAGGGAATGTTTCCCAGGAGGTTTTCAGTAGGCACTTTAACACAATCATACATCActaaaaatatctttaataaagtCTATTAAAGCGAAAACTGAGTCTGACTTATTGaaacaactctctctctctctgttgcagTTGATATTCCCGTCTATGCTGCATAACACTCTgtagctacacacacaaaaacacactttattgCCTCTGTCTAATCATCCTAGAGAAGGCTTTGTTTGGCCTCCAGCTGCGTGTCGGATTGGCTGTTCTCCAGCGTGAAACTCCCTGATCAGCTCCCCTACTCTCATTTATGCTCCCCTCTCCTGAGCTCATCTCCTcacctctttcctctctccttccctttatATTTGTTCTCTTCTTTCCTGGCATTTGCTCATCCCTcgctttcctcttcttttttcataaTTTCCCCTCCCTTTGCTCTCTTGCATTTATCCACCCTGGAGTATAATATGATTCAGCTTCACTGCACCACTCATGAAACAAAGGCATTGGTTCCAGCATTTCATAATGCATGGAGGGCATAACAATTTTAGAGAGGGGTGATTGTGGATTGAACTAAAGTTCCTCAGTGTGATCAACACTGAAGATGTACTGCCAACGCCCTCTGGTGGTGACTATCTGCCTGCACAATCCTCCATAGGATAACATGCATTTGTGAAAAGAAAAGCTTGAAATAAGGCGGTACATAATAATAACCCTGTTAATGATTATGATTACAAATAAGGGAATCTACATTTTTGATTATGCATTGATATCAAACATTAAATCAGCAGGGTTCTTAAAAGGAGACACAGAGTGGGCATCATTCTTCTGGCAGAATCAAAAATAGTTTTAAGGTATAAAATTAAATCAGTAGTTGGAAGCTACATATTCAGGAAcaaaatcaacaacaacatgTTCATCTTGCAGGGGGAACGAGACATGAAGTTACATTATCTGTGTGACAGAAAGTAAAAGGAGTGCATGTGGTACTAATGTGGAGTAAAGTATATGCTAAGAACATTAGAATAAAGGCAAGCAATTGTTTTTGTAAAGGTctcatttgttttatatgaCATATACTCATAATTGATATGAAAATGCTACACTGATACCTaaaaaatatgtacagtattgCACCTGCAAAACAGATCAGCTTCACATTACAGAAGTAAGCATTTGTAAAGCCATAATTAAAGAGTCCTGTCTTTGTATTCTTCAGTGCATAGAGATGACATTATGGTATATAAACACTATTGATTGTAATTGCTCATTAGCCATGAGGAAAGTGTTTCCATCCAAGAGCTGCTAATAGGTGCTAAAAAGATAATGATCCAATGTCCAATGATCATCACTGAGGCAGTTACAAGACTGTTACTGCAGGGCTGCAAGGTGTAAAAACTGATACGATACGTACTTTAACAACAAATATGGCACATATGTGACTCTAAGCACTATGTTAACAGAGTATAGATAACATATTGTATGTTGaaattttaaaacacacatggtAAAGATCAGATGGATTTTTCAAAAGCATTGCCCTCTGACCCATATATGCCTGAGAGTGAAAGGTCTGTATTATATGCTGCTATTCAATACAACACTAGAAAAGAAGCTTGAGGGATAAAAGATGACCTCCTTTTCAGAGGGGCTGCAACTTACGTACTTATCATAGATAAATAAACCCACCAGATATTGAAAATCCTGCAGAACCTGGCCACTGAGCAGCCAGCGTTTAAAGATTATAACAACAGTATTCTAATCTCAGATTTAGTCTTACATAAAAAAGGAATGCACATTTGCATTATCAGTTAATCATTTTATTGAGCTATTctggtatatgtgtgtgtgtagctactGACTAATCTAGTATGTAGCTAAATGTGTAAGTGTGAGAAAGTTCAACTCTGaacatttgaaagaaaatgtgagttctttttcctgctgcttctgaagcTGTGGAGGTTTTAAGGTGAGAGACAATACTGATTTTGTAGATTAAATGTACAGAATGTTACTTTCTGTCTTAAACTAGTGAGAGAAAGTGGTGCTACCAAACCAACAGAGCATGAAAATTGTTACTATGCACTTTACAAAAGCATTGAGAATTAATGCAGATGAGTCAGCGTTAAAAAAGGGAAGCTTTCTTATTAAAAGGATATAGGCAAAAACAAAAGACTTGACTCGATGACAGGTAAGAACTGCTAAAACTGTGAAACTAAACAAAGTGACTGGTCATGTCCGGGTTATCTGAGTCTCTCTAAATTTAAGATGAATAAGCATAAACATGGGTGACTTTTCTGTATGctgtatttatttcagttttgctCTTGTTGATGAAACCCTGAAATATTTTCTGTTCCTTAACTTTTGTAAATTGATGATTTTGCGGTGATGGTGAAAACTGCGTAATTGTATGAATAAACATATGTAGGCTGTAGTTCACAGTATGTATAAATACAATCTTTATGTATTTGcaatcaattttatttgtcCTATTCTCtatttgtcattttcataaGTTATATTAACCtatattttatatgttaatATACAATGTATAcctactttattattattgtgataatgtaataatgcaCATTGTGGTGATTTATACATTCAGTTGGATCAAAGGTGAAAGAGGTACTCTGATGACTTCCAGCCCATAAACTCCCTCGTGGACTGCTTGAAAGAAATGAACCACTGGTTGGTTGTTAACGTCCTTAAGCTCAACAGGGAGAACACTGAGATTTTGGTTGTAGGTGCTAAACACCGGAGGCAGTTGGTCTGTGGGTGCCTGGAATCCAGATCATGTGCTTAGAGCTTTTTCAAAGTGTGGTGAGATGACATTCAGCAGTTATACATCAAAAGAATTTGCCTTCTCGTCTTCCTCCAACATTAAAGACCTTCCTATTCAGTCAACCATGATCTTAAATGAGCTTGctttatattgtatgtatttgtgtgtgtgtgtcggcaaTGTGTCTAAGCCTATGGAGTATATGTGCaagtatgtttttgtattttgtatttagtTTATTATGTAAAGCACTGTGAACTGCCTTTGTTTGAGATGGTTTAAATTTGAATTGATTTTTAATTGAACTGAAAGCAGGACAGTATCCACAAGAACTCTTTCAGaattattatatcattaaaaaaatactaaagGCATCCCTTTAAAAATTGTATctatctgttttttaaaatgatttattcttaaaaatgtgtttaaagaagTAGACCTGTTTGAATTATTAAAACACTGACTGGTCATTGAAACGCAAATTTCCTGCCACGTAACGGCGCATGCGCATCAGGCAGCTAGTCATTTGACGACGTGTACCCGGTGTGTACAAGTGTTCAGGTATCTCACCTCTGCTGGAACACAAGCAACCGTACAAACCCCAAAAGCCTTAAAAACACCGAAAACCATGGGAGGTGCGCAGAGTGTGGAGATACCGGGAGGAGGCTCTGAGGGCTACCACGTCCTCCGGGTGAGTGTTTAGCTCCTTCAGCcgctgttagctgttagcttagcACCGGGTCTGGGGCGGAGGGTCTCCGGCTCTGTGTGTGGACCAGAGGCCGGGGATGACAAGTGGGGCCTCTGTGGGATAACGccgaaacaaaacaaaacaaaacgcTGTCTGCTTTGGAGGTGTGGAAGTGTCACTTGTCGTTTCTCGTTGTACATTATgctaatgaaataaataaatgttcccTCCGGAAACTGAGCGCCAGTGCTGGAGCGAGCTAAAGCTAAAGTAGCTGCACTGAATGACAGCTGCATATTAATGCATTCATTATCGGACAAGTCCACGCACAGAGCACCTCTTCACTAGTTATGCGAAATATCTGCAAGGTTAACAAGCTAACAGTCCACTGGAAACACCTGCTGTCATATTGTAAGCTTCAACACATTAAACGGCAGTAGCTAGAAGCTCTAGGTATCAGTGCAGTTGTGCAACGTAAAGAGTGAGATCTATTTTATCTAGTTTTATTCCACTCTGTTTTACTGCTATTCTGTTATTGTAGCTGTGAAATAtgtttcattgttgttgtttttaagatctacacttgttctgtctttatTATTGGCTTGTCAGTCATCTGGGAAGCACTTTAAACCTCACTAATTTGTATGAAATTGGCTATACAGATATAATTTTATTGATTTCTCCCATAATGCAAACTATAACCGGTTTGACTGCATGTAAGTAAATGTACAAGTTCATGCATATGTTGGGCTTGCTACTGTGTTACTAGTAAATCATAACAAATCATCTTCTGAGATGTTGATAGGACGAAAGTTGTTCATCTGAAAGCCATTGAAGTCTTTGCTCTCCTTTGTGTTGGTCAGTTCAGGTCAGGTTCAGGCATGTTGTTACTCCGTGCAAGAAATGTAGTGAACTGCAGCAAGCAACAGTGTGATGCACAGtcttagcagcagcagctcaagTTGTGTCTCATTTTCATGCAGGTTCAAGAGAACTCACCTGGACACCGAGCAGGACTGGAGCCTTTCTTTGACTTCATCGTCTCCATCAATAACACCAGACTGGTGAGTGACGTGACAGTTTGTGAATCGGGAGCCAATAAATGTAATGAGGGAGTGTGTATTTTCCTCTCTTTGATTTTCATCCCCATTTTCCACAGAACAAGGACAACGACACCTTGAAAGACCTGCTGAAAGCCAGTGTGGAGAAACCGGTCAAGATGCTGGTCTACTCCTCAAAGACCCTGGAGCTGCGGGAGTCCACGGTCACACCCAGCAACCTGTGGGGGGGTCAGGGCTTGCTTGGTGTCTCGATTCGTTTTTGTAGCTTCGAGGGAGCCAATGAGAATGTTTGGCATGTTTTGGTAGGTCGCCCAGAAGTCTCATCTGCACTGTATTTGGCTCTGTTTTAGTAGTCAGTTCACTCACTGTattctccacctctctctgtaACAGGAAGTAGAGCCTAATTCCCCGGCAGCCCTTGCCGGCTTGCGGCCGCACACTGACTACATCATCGGAGCTGACACTGTTATGAATGAGGTAGTTGATCAGCACTTTAAATCCATGCAGCTCCTGTACATTCTCAACTTGATACTGACGGTGATTTTGTGACTTCATCTGCAGTCAGAGGACCTGTTCTCTCTGATAGAGAGCCACGAGGGGAAGGGCCTGAAGCTGTATGTgtacaacacagacacagacaactGCAGAGAGGTGGTCATCACACCTAACACTGCCTGGGGAGGAGAGGGCAGGTAATACTTCCACACACTCGCATCCTTCCTTAAACTCACAGGTATAAAATGAATTGAGTAGAATTTTCAGAGTTGATGTATGGATTTCATCTCAGATTGACCTGGCTATCACACTAGATTAGTAACTGATAGTAGATGAATGGTTTAGTCTATCAACAGGCAATCAACAACTATTTTCATAGTCATTAAATTCAATAAATTGTCAAAtatgccaaacatttgctggttccagcttctccagTTTAAGGATTTGCTGCGTATCTCTGTTTTTATATCACTATAAACTAcatatttttggattttgggCTGTAGGTCGACAAGACATATTTTTCAAATCATCTTAGTTTCTGGGTGCTGTGAtgtgctatttttatttatttttaaaatattttatagaccAGACATCTGATCAGTTAAACAACACAAGAAATATGCCAaatattgggggggggggggttggaccATTTTTCTGTCACTATTCCTCACAGATGTAGCTATTTTTCTAGCTCTGACACAGGTAAAGAAAATCCCCTTTCCTTATCCGGCCTGATATATTCCAATCAGGCGAAACCACTTTCAAGTTAGAATAACACCAAACCTGTTTTTGAATAGCTGAAAAATGTGGGTGGTGATTCAGAGATCTGGAGCTAGGCTAATTTAAACATGtctgaatcaaatcaaatcaaatcaaatcaaatctttgAGGTCATTGTTTGGATTCTCATCATTATTTTTCTCCGTAAATATTCTAGCCTTGGATGTGGGATTGGCTACGGATACCTCCACCGGATCCCCACCCGGCCTTTTGAGGAGGGCAAGAAGATCAGCTTCCCTGGAAACTCTCCCAGCGAGCCCGTCAGTCCGTTGAAGGATGGATTCACTGAGGTCAGGCCATGAACACTATTCATGCTTTTTACTAAAGTCTGAACTATTACCAATAATGCTCAAATGCTCAAAGAGACTGAATGAGTGCGTTACATTGAAGAGACTGAAGTTGTGTGTCTCACTAGTGTTCACTGCACATGTGGATGTATGTGACCTTATCTTTGATAGCAGCTCTTTCCCCTACTTTCCCTCATGTTCTTTTCTTTAACGCCTTCAGGTCCAGCTTTCAGCAGTGACCCCTCCTCCTACTGCACCTGTTGTCCCCTCCGGCCTTGAAGATTCACTGTCTGGCCTGTCAATCAGCACAGCCCCACCCACCATGCCCAGTGAGCTGCAGACAGGTATTTCACCTATATTACAGTACTGCTCTTGATatgactgtgctgctgttggtcACAAGAAACTGTATGTGCTCCATATGTTCTTATCTAATGTGTCTTTCCTGCCTGCGTCCTTTTCAGGTATGCCCACAGTCCCTCTGctcccctccacctccagccCCTCCCTCAGTCCGCTCACTCCACTGAATCCTGCCACCACCACCTTCAACCCCGCCACCACGCTACCAGGTGGGTGATTTCTCAGAACGTTCAAAGCACACGTCATCTATCTGTACTCCTGCTGCATCAGTGAATTTACaataacatacttttttttttaaaaaagaaaaaaaaggagaggcaTTACTGCTCTGTCTGTGCAGATGTCTGAGGGCGTGTTTCTACTcaggcagaaagaaaacacaatggtGTGCCTCAGCTGTTAGGATACGTTGTGTACATAATACACACGCTTTGCTTTCCTTAGTGACTATCAgtaaacattatttatataaGCAGGAATTCTGTCACAGCCTTTGTTCCACTCAGCTTTCTCATGACTCTTCACACAGAATTTTCAACCATGTAACATTTCCTTTTTGAAAAACATGACCTTTTCTCAAATTTACCAagcactctttttctttttttctaaagtgGCTTCGCTGTTGTAAAGCAGCACCCAGTGCTTTCATAATGAGACATCTTATGTTTGCTCACAGGTCTGATGCCCCTCCCAGCTGGCTTACCTCCATTACCGAACCTCCCCAACCTCAACCTGCCACTCCCAGACCTCAGTGCCATGTCACTAGCAGGCACCAGCACCTTACCAGTTACAGCAGGAATGCCAGGTAAACAAATATTATTCTTTTCTGCATCtgtcacatatatatattagtttTTTATTGCCAATGAGCGAATGCATTGTTATGCTACTTAAAAACGAGACCTTCCCTGACCTTCTTTTAAACATGGTAGTGAATGATAGCCTCTGTGTTATCATCAATAATA is a genomic window containing:
- the LOC128369362 gene encoding glutamate decarboxylase 1-like codes for the protein MATSEPRASGGDQDPNSANLRPPSATYEYAWMHGCTRKLGMKICGFLQKNNSLEEKGRLAGQKNLLSCDNSDRDARFRRTETDFSNLFARDLLPAKNGEEPTMQFLLEVVDILTNYVKKTFDRSTKVLDFHHPHQLLEGMEGFNLELSDQPESLEQILVDCRDTLKYGVRTGHPRFFNQLSSGLDIIGLAGEWLTSTANTNMFTYEIAPVFVLMEQLTLKKMREMIGWPDGEGDGLFSPGGAISNMYSVMIARYKYFPEVKTKGMSAAPRLVLFTSEHSHYSIKKAGAALGFGSENVVLLSTDERGRVIPADLEAKIIETKQKGYVPLFVNATGGSTVYGAFDPINEIADICEKYNLWLHVDGAWGGGLLMSRKHRHKLNGIERANSVTWNPHKMMGVPLQCSAILVREKGIMAGCNSMCAGYLFQPDKQYDVTYDTGDKAIQCGRHVDIFKFWLMWKAKGTIGFEQHIDKCLDLSQYLYNKIKNREGYEMVFNGVPQHTNVCFWYIPPSLRGMPDGDERREKLHRVAPKIKAMMMESGTTMVGYQPQGNKVNFFRMVVSNPAATQSDIDFLIDEIERLGNDL
- the LOC128369368 gene encoding Golgi reassembly-stacking protein 2-like, which encodes MGGAQSVEIPGGGSEGYHVLRVQENSPGHRAGLEPFFDFIVSINNTRLNKDNDTLKDLLKASVEKPVKMLVYSSKTLELRESTVTPSNLWGGQGLLGVSIRFCSFEGANENVWHVLEVEPNSPAALAGLRPHTDYIIGADTVMNESEDLFSLIESHEGKGLKLYVYNTDTDNCREVVITPNTAWGGEGSLGCGIGYGYLHRIPTRPFEEGKKISFPGNSPSEPVSPLKDGFTEVQLSAVTPPPTAPVVPSGLEDSLSGLSISTAPPTMPSELQTGMPTVPLLPSTSSPSLSPLTPLNPATTTFNPATTLPGLMPLPAGLPPLPNLPNLNLPLPDLSAMSLAGTSTLPVTAGMPGVPSLASLPPLNLPGLAPLPPLPTMLPSQLPPLLPQGVAPILPTSTAPLASVTVTAAPVTEPAADTAAPTEAVSEAQAPTETTLSSS